Proteins from a genomic interval of Zingiber officinale cultivar Zhangliang chromosome 1B, Zo_v1.1, whole genome shotgun sequence:
- the LOC122042104 gene encoding auxin-responsive protein IAA33-like, with amino-acid sequence MNGIELHHGALKRPWVDEKGSSALYPSYRPCPGPPPLPPLQPRPTSTFKLLNLSVVDDCTVASVVPPVTVVFEGRAICHRVCLDELTSYESLAKALRRMFVDAEEGGEEGQTDLALANAVPGYVVAYEDMEDDLLLAGDLNWKDFVRVAKRIRIVPSKVSRRRKNELVLV; translated from the exons ATGAACGGGATCGAGTTGCATCACGGCGCTCTCAAGCGGCCGTGGGTCGACGAGAAAGGGAGCAGTGCCCTGTACCCCTCCTACCGCCCTTGCCCTGGGCCTCCACCATTGCCGCCGCTGCAGCCGAGACCTACGTCCACGTTCAAGCTGTTGAATCTTTCCGTGGTGGACGACTGCACGGTGGCGTCGGTGGTCCCTCCGGTAACTGTCGTCTTCGAGGGGCGCGCCATCTGCCATCGTGTCTGCCTCGACGAGCTCACGAGCTACGAGAGCTTGGCCAAGGCCCTGCGCCGCATGTTCGTGGACGCGGAAGAGGGTGGGGAGGAGGGGCAGACGGATCTGGCCCTGGCCAATGCGGTGCCGGGTTACGTGGTGGCCTATGAAGACATGGAGGATGACTTGCTGCTCGCTGGCGATTTAAATTGGAA GGATTTTGTTCGTGTGGCTAAGCGGATTAGGATAGTTCCATCGAAGGTTAGCCGTCGGAGGAAAAATGAGCTGGTTTTAGTCTGA